From Brienomyrus brachyistius isolate T26 chromosome 21, BBRACH_0.4, whole genome shotgun sequence, the proteins below share one genomic window:
- the LOC125716670 gene encoding uncharacterized protein C22orf31-like isoform X1 translates to MMEESQVTLIQEADQRQQKARDERRALNAADLPDLQPLPPKDPTDPALEALWEARRTEPLRIHGRSVEEYRAMYRRLVEPRLLYPSGRPRPHSLDLGRRIKQRLWVAVSCPKFTEQVGDKNIIDIAETSGNPGLKGYAPLIEVDVWDEPPAKEPPKKRARH, encoded by the exons ATGATGGAGGAG TCTCAGGTTACACTGATTCAAGAGGCAGATCAGAGGCAGCAGAAGGCCCGGGACGAGCGTCGAGCCCTAAATGCAGCGGATCTCCCGGATCTCCAACCCTTACCCCCAAAGGATCCCACAGACCCAGCCTTGGAGGCTCTTTGGGAGGCCAGGAGGACAGAGCCGCTGAGGATCCACGGGCGCAGCGTGGAGGAGTACAGGGCGATGTACCGGCGGCTCGTGGAACCAAGGCTGCTCTACCCTTCTGGCCGACCTCGCCCCCACTCCCTCGATCTGGGGCGCAGGATAAAGCAGCGCCTGTGGGTTGCCGTCTCCTGCCCGAAATTCACCGAACAGGTGGGAGACAAAAATATAATTGACATCGCGGAGACCTCTGGCAACCCGGGGCTGAAGGGTTATGCCCCCCTGATCGAGGTCGATGTGTGGGACGAGCCCCCGGCCAAAGAGCCTCCAAAGAAGAGAGCGAGACATTAG
- the LOC125716670 gene encoding uncharacterized protein C22orf31-like isoform X2, which translates to MMEEVTLIQEADQRQQKARDERRALNAADLPDLQPLPPKDPTDPALEALWEARRTEPLRIHGRSVEEYRAMYRRLVEPRLLYPSGRPRPHSLDLGRRIKQRLWVAVSCPKFTEQVGDKNIIDIAETSGNPGLKGYAPLIEVDVWDEPPAKEPPKKRARH; encoded by the exons ATGATGGAGGAG GTTACACTGATTCAAGAGGCAGATCAGAGGCAGCAGAAGGCCCGGGACGAGCGTCGAGCCCTAAATGCAGCGGATCTCCCGGATCTCCAACCCTTACCCCCAAAGGATCCCACAGACCCAGCCTTGGAGGCTCTTTGGGAGGCCAGGAGGACAGAGCCGCTGAGGATCCACGGGCGCAGCGTGGAGGAGTACAGGGCGATGTACCGGCGGCTCGTGGAACCAAGGCTGCTCTACCCTTCTGGCCGACCTCGCCCCCACTCCCTCGATCTGGGGCGCAGGATAAAGCAGCGCCTGTGGGTTGCCGTCTCCTGCCCGAAATTCACCGAACAGGTGGGAGACAAAAATATAATTGACATCGCGGAGACCTCTGGCAACCCGGGGCTGAAGGGTTATGCCCCCCTGATCGAGGTCGATGTGTGGGACGAGCCCCCGGCCAAAGAGCCTCCAAAGAAGAGAGCGAGACATTAG